Genomic window (Magnolia sinica isolate HGM2019 chromosome 6, MsV1, whole genome shotgun sequence):
AACGGATGTTGTTGCTTTTACTTTGTGATGCATTCTAGCAAACATgcatatacatgtacatatataCGTACAttcatacataatacatacaaaccaatccaaaccattcaaccaAATTGACCATATAACCTGATTGATCAAGATAggtactttaaaaaataaataaattacaaatgcTGATTCAAAATGCTCGCTAATGGAAATGTTTAAATGCTTAATAATAGTCTTTCATTAAATGATTTAATGTCTTATATAATACGCCAACTGTATTCTGGTCTTACAGATATGGGTCCTTTCTGGTCTGGGTCTAGCTTTTAAAGAACCAGACACCAGCCAGATCAGGCTCAGGTACCCGTTGGAGCAATCAGTTTCCAGTACCCATTGGGTCTTTGTGGATCTAGCTTTTGAGTTGAGCTGACATCAAATAAGATCATTTAAatggttaggcccatttgatggataAACTAGATTGCACACACAAGTGCCACTTCGACACATGTATGGTGAATAAATGGACTCGATCTCTTGCATGCTTGTGGCTGAGGAAATTTCTTTCTTTGCTAGAATAACCAATACATATACTCAACACACACACGCATAATAGTACTATTAAAACTAACTTAACCCGATACAAACCCGACTGGACCCGATTTCAATTGGGTCCAAGGAGGTGAATCCTAAACTCGATCCAATTTCTTAAAGGGACCAAAAAttgaaatccaacccattaatgGGATCGGGCCCATCTTGTAACCAATGACAACAAAAACATGAGCCATAAAACATACAACCAAAAACATAACCTTGTGGTTGGGTCCTGTAGTACCTTGTAACATTAGCTATGGGTTCGACCCAAGAGAGCAAAAACATGAGCCATAAAACATACAACCAAAAACATGAGCCATGAAACATATTTGGCAAAGTCCTTGTATTCAGgaatattttatttcattttattttatttctgttgAGGTTTTATGCCTACATACGTGACATTTACAAGGTGGTTGAATCAATATGTCGAAGGCTGTTTGCAGCCACACGTATAGGTTTGACAAACTCAAGTGTCCTACAATTAgtgtgagatccaaaccgtttatcaggCAGGGCTCCTCGTGATTCTTCCTTGGCCCACAAATAATGGAAAATGGATGCTTAGAGACAGTGTAGCAGTGGTTCAGATTCAACATAAACTGCAATGGCCAATTGAATTTGTCGTGATGTGCGGCTGATGGCATCCTTCACTATCCAGAGTAGGGTGTCTAAAAATCACCTCCCTACCGTATGACCGGATACGTAAAACACTCAGGcttttttaggcccaccatgttgtatatgcaaAATCAACTCCATCTTCAGGCATGCATTCCTCCATGCTAGGCCATTGGATGAAAAATCATCAAGATCCACAACTGAGTTTGGCCACACCACAAGTAAAAAATGAGATGGGATGTTGACCATTGGTTTGTGTTTGTCACCATCTTGTTGAGTATCTTTTATCAAAACCATTCATGAGGTGTGACTCAGTGACTCAACAAGAAGAAGGgaacaaaaaaaattcatccggatcaaaaactcaggtgggccacaaccataAAAGTGTGgtaacatgatggacggagtggatttcacagacAAAGCATGTGGGCCCAAAGAGCCTAGGTGTTTTAGATAATTCCGGTCCCAAAGAGCTTGCCTTAAACAGAGATTAGGAGTGCACTCGCCTAGGCCTATACATTCTCGCCCACAGCGGTTTTCCATTTACGCTGAACTTCACCTTCTCTAGCCCATTCAAAACGAGGGATATCATCGACCGCGTATTGAATATCACCCGTCCGTACAGAGGGCCCTCTTGAGCCATTGAAGTCTCCACGTACACGTTCTCCACGCAATCACCCCAGTTCCTGCCAGTCATTGCCAAATGCATACACTTTTAAGCCAGTGCTGCTGTGTGCGAATTGCGAGGGACCTGGATTAGGTGATGTTGCCTGGTGTGTTGACCGttgtaaggtccactgtgatgtatgttttttatatcCTTACACacgatctgttttttttttttttttttttttaaagtttattttagggtatgaaaccaaaaatcaaatAGGGATGAAGCTtacgtagaccacaccacaggaaacaccgGTGATTAAACACTTgcaattaaaaatttcttggagccacaaaagttttggatcaagctatttgcatttttccttcatcgaggtctatgtatccttatcaatagattggatggaaaactagGTCTATGTATCCTTATCAATAGATAggacggaaaataaacattatgattgaccctaggaaggtttcaacagattATCACCGCTTTTTcctgtagtccacttgagcttcagatatgcTTCATGTTTTgatttcatgctctaaaattagctgaaaaacggatggatggcgtgtacatgaaacatatacatcaccatgggacccacgGTGCTCAACACCACTACACCACGGCTGTGGGTGGTGTGGGCAACACCTCCTAATCGGCGTCCATTGCTAGCAAAAAGCCTAATGGGTCAGAAAAAAATAAGGTACATGAGGTATTTGTGTTTAATTCgatttggatggttaaaaaaagaTAGTAAAATATTGAGTAAAAAAATGGAAAACGATTAAAAATCAGTGAATGAAAATTCGGTAGAGGGGAGATGTTTGTGTTTATATATTCAGAAAAACTGCATTGCGTGTCTGCCTGCCATCAAATTTTCACCATTTACTAAAATCCATCAGTGAATCGTAACTCCCTTaatggtgttacccttaccgtgtggggccacatttaaacttaagcagatccaaatttaggGTTGCCCACAACACTGGAAAAGGTattgaatgatcattaaaaactttttatagggtataaaagttttggatcacgttgatctttgcattttctcttcatccatgtctgtctcaccttatcaagggtttggatggcaaataaacattatggatttGCTTAAGGTAGGCCctgggaagcttttaatggtgggcgttcaagcACCACTATTTCTTGACGTGTGGTCCAACGGAGATTCGCATATTCTTTATTCTTtggaacatgtcctaaaatgggctgcaaaaatggatggacggtgtggatatacaacacgtaatcaaggtgggccccatagtaaggaTAACAATTATAAACGGTTAACTAGTTATTGGAGTTTTAAAATGGAGCATAGCTAAGTagatagagctgtacatgagcagcAAAAGCTCGGTAactcactcaactcgactcaacatggatcgaagctgagttcgaaccgagtcgagctattTTTTGGTGCTCGAAATGATTTCGAGCCAAGCTCGAGCTTGCccctgctcgactcggctcaactcgaataatactcgaactcgactcgactcaatagggtatatataccctttaaATCAAAACCCTAACTCCCATAGTTAAGTAAAAATTTCCTAATATAAATTTATATGAATATTTATAATAACATTTTAATTTTCATATTTATTCACAGTGACATCTAACAtatcaacggtcctgatcactaGATCATGGATCCCACTTCTCAAAAATCAGAAGCGGTGTATACAATGAAACAAAGTTGGCTTTGTATCATATAATTCTTTCTCTTTCGCTCTCGTCTTCGTTTCGTCTTCCCTTGCCGCAATCGACGCATAGGAGTTGCAGATTTCAGATCTCTCCCTCAAATTTCCCAAAGCACCCCTCGAATTATACAAAAACCACTACAGTCCTCATTGTCCACCATCTCTTCCAGTTAAGGGCACGATCTTCTTCCATGGATTCTCCATCTCCAAAAGGTAAGAAATCGAAACCCTTATTTTTGCTAGAACACACCCAAATTTCTAGATCTAAATCCCCCCAAATCACAATCCTTTGCCCGCCCAAACGCGCATCCATCCCAATCCCAAAACCCTTGACCAACACCACCGGCATCATCGCCACTGTCCAAGATGGAGAAATCCTGCAGTCTCCTGATCcaagactcgaactcgactcgaaaactctgctcgaactcggcttgaaatctgCTCAAACTCAGCTCCAACTTAGatgagccgagcatgagctgctgttccgagctcgaaggcccagccgagcacgagctgggactTGAGCAGTCCGAGTCAAGCActagctgggcaaagctcggctcggctcgactcatgtacacctctatcgCTAAATATGGTCATTATCGATTGCTCTCTATGCACGTACCAATGTGGCATGCGTGCCATGTCCAGACTGTGGATAGGATCGGCCCCATCATCTAGGTGCCCTGGTCCAAAGATAATACATGTCCGATAATCGGGTCGTCTGTTTTTCTAATCGTCCATGTGTTTTGTACACGTGTAACCGATCCAATAACCTTATCAGTTGACGAGGGAGTGATCACATACGTTCATATGTATATGAGTTCCCATACATTTGAGTTTGTGGGACCACTTGTGACGTATCTGTACCATCAAACACGTCATGTGTTCTCCCCCTCATGGTATTCTAAGAGTAAGCGTAATAAAAacctgaggtgggccacaccacagggaataacTGAGAAAAATAGAGAAGGGGCGCGCACCATAGAAAGTTTTAAttagatggtgtgtgtgtgtatatatatatatatatatatatatatatatatacagtttCAAACGTGCCCCAACAGGATGACCGTACACTCCCAAAATCAGCTCATTTCAAAAACTCAAGTATGCCACACAACATAATATTAGAGGTTTTAGACATGATTTTACAAtgtctcttgatgtgtggcccacctgagatataAATCAAACTTATAGGATGTACTGTGAAAATGAGGCAttgcacctgatgaatggtttagattccaCAATAACATCGTGTTGGGCTCCACTTAAGCTCGAATGCATGGTGAATGGCATATATTCGATGGCATGAGATGATCCTCCAGACCACATGAagcgggagcagattaggtgcggcccggctCCATTACTACCCATTACTACGGGGCCAGTTTTGATATATCTattctttatccacgccgtccatccttttttccagtccaaaactcaggtgtaccataccataggaaacaatagtgattaaacacccatcattaaaagcttATTAATTAGAGCTCAGTGTAGTAACGTTTTTTTGCCATGCAACCTATTAATACCTATTGATGAGGTtacataaaagaaaaaacaaatattatcttgatactAAATTTTTGTGGCcaattaaaagtttttaatggtcaatcaccactgtttcctttagtatggTTCATCTGAGAATTGGATCAGCTTTGTTTTTTTGttacatgccctaaaatcagcagAAAACAatttaaaaacacaaaaaacaaaaaacaacaaaaatcTGCAGAAAAACatttataaaaaacaaaaacaaataaaaaaatggacggtgtggatataaaatacatacatcaagttaggTATCACTGTTAGGCCGCACCGTCTTGCGTGAGGCCACTCCCACCCACCCGAAGAACAGCGGTTTCTCATCGAGCTAGCACGTGCGGCGTCTCATTCctttaaaagaaatataaaaaaacCCTACAGTCAACATAGTCAAACTCACAACTCACGAAAGTTATTGACTTACTGTGTAAAGAAGTCAATGATCTCGCCTCTGGTCAAAGGGTATCCCCTGGAGAATGTAACAAATAAACACCTTTCATCCTCTGGAGTGGGGTCCCGCTCCGGAGTCCATGGTCGAGCCATCGGGTTCAGATCAGACAGCACCGTCGACGGCTCACTACGCATGCGGGAACTGGATGGAATCACTGTCGCATCCGGTCCATAACCTTCGTTCGTGTGGCCCAAAAGTAAGAGCGGTGGCCGCGGCATATTCACTGCTGAAGATGGCCCACCCCAGGGGTTatgaccaaggtgggtcccaccaagaggAGCAGCAAAACCCCTTCTTGTACCCTCTATAAAAGGTCTCACCTGACTCATCATCTGATTAACTTCTGTCATTCCTCTCCGCACGATGATATCATCGAAAACCATAGCACATACTCCATTCAAGATGTGGGAGATTCCCCTTACCGCAATCTCTCGGTGAAGGTCGAAGTCTGCGAGAGTGATAGGTTGTTCAGCTATGCTGGCGGTGATTGGAATATCGTCGTTGGTAGCCGAGGGTGTTATTGTATTTTGGAGGCATGCCAAACAGGTCTCAGCTTCTGCTGCGATCAATGAGAGGAATCTATCAGAGCGGGATTGGATTT
Coding sequences:
- the LOC131249862 gene encoding uncharacterized protein LOC131249862, giving the protein MARPWTPERDPTPEDERCLFVTFSRGYPLTRGEIIDFFTQNWGDCVENVYVETSMAQEGPLYGRVIFNTRSMISLVLNGLEKVKFSVNGKPLWARMYRPRRVHS